The Linepithema humile isolate Giens D197 chromosome 2, Lhum_UNIL_v1.0, whole genome shotgun sequence genome has a segment encoding these proteins:
- the LOC105668898 gene encoding E3 ubiquitin-protein ligase TRAIP-like isoform X1 has translation MHILCAICTEDFRSLDDVSNTPCGHTFHYGCLLTWLERSETCPQCRESTTEHTIHRIYLNFSDDSNLTDVSSLEDKLNDILFEVKLKENVINNLTENKKQLEKQTSDLRQALKNAEMELITKQAAIYTFQRQMGFYKQQCAHLSTYKKGYKELREKVKNLQNLQVILEGSESEMDEILYRTTDRTELLTYIKVLKREITTHFTKRKLLQLTIKSLKHKLIESYKKSEVSEEEHIKRKKLEGKLNSCITEKISLQNQFVANMQRDCNNVSVENENYLRSNFEKYEKAIRQEKKINAKCLRLEHVIKRISSNHLHHLKKDDSYIIIEPEKNDKKSMRQEEEINAINENNYLRLQNLLKWINSNLIEDDSCINTELDKSDKKSMKQEEEINAIKENNCLMLKSLLKWINSNLIEVNSCINTEPDNNNKKSMRQKEEINAIKKDNYLMLQRILKWIKLNLMKFDSSINIELVSKLLNKKSIRQEEEINAIKENNYLRLQNILKYITVSLGIVDSCIHIEDNNDKKWITQEKINVSNENKRLRLENILKRISSNNIEPDNNENIPHINMQLFENSFSFRDCYDRILKRTCTNLNTSPILTKKLNLN, from the exons atgcatatactGTGTGCGATCTGTACCGAGGATTTCCGATCGTTAGATGATGTTTCTAATACACCATGTGGTCACACTTTCCATTATGGCTGCTTATTAACATGGCTTGAAAg GTCAGAGACTTGTCCACAATGCCGCGAAAGCACAACAGAACATACGATAcacagaatatatttaaatttttctgatgACAGTAATCTTACAGATGTCTCATCTTTAGAGGATAAACTTAATGATATACTTTTCGAAGTAAAGTTGAAGGAGAATGTAATCAATAATCTTACAGagaataaaaagcaattaGAAAAACAGACGAGTGATTTAAGACaagcattaaaaaatgctGAAATGGAATTAATCACCAAGCAAGCTGCAATTTATACTTTTCAAAGACAGATGGGGTTTTATAAACAGCAATGTGCACACCTAAGTACATATAAGAAAGGTTATAAAGAACTAAgggaaaaagttaaaaatttacagaa TTTGCAAGTTATATTGGAGGGTTCTGAAAGCGAAATggatgaaatattatacagaACAACTGATCGTACAGAGCTTTTAACATATATCAAAGTATTAAAAAG AGAAATAACAACTCATTTTACCAAGAGAAAGCTGCTTCAATTAACGATTAAGTCCTTAAAGCACAAATTAATAGAATCTTACAAGAAGAGTGAAGTTTCAGAAGAAGAACATATTAAACGAAA gaaattagaaggaaaattaaatagctgTATAACTGAGAAGATATCGCtacaaaatcaatttgttGCGAATATGCAACGTGATTGTAATAACGTATCTGTAGAGAATGAAAACTATTTGAGAagtaactttgaaaaatatgagaaGGCGATAAGACAAGAGAAGAAAatcaatgcaaaatgtttGAGACTTGAGCATGTTATAAAAAGGATAAGTTCAAATCATCTTCATCATCTTAAAAAGGATGATAGTTACATTATTATTGAACCA gaaaagaatgataaaaagtCTATGAGACAAGAGGAGGAAATCAATGCCATTAATGAGAACAACTATTTGAGGCTTCAGAATCTTCTAAAATGGATAAATTCAAATCTTATAGAGGATGACAGTTGTATTAATACTGAGCTA gATAAGAGTGATAAAAAGTCGATGAAACAAGAAGAGGAAATCAATGccattaaagaaaataattgtttgatGCTTAAAAGTCTTCTAAAATGGATAAATTCAAATCTTATAGAGGTTAATAGTTGTATTAATACTGAACCA gataataataataaaaagtcgATGAGACAAAAGGAGGAAATCAATGccattaaaaaagataactaTTTGATGCTTCAAAGAATTCTAAAatggataaaattaaatcttatgaAGTTTGATAGttctattaatattgaattagtgagtaaattattgaacaaaaaGTCGATAAGACAAGAGGAGGAAATCAATGCCATTAAAGAGAATAACTATTTGAGGCTTcagaatattctaaaatatataactgtaAGTCTTGGAATCGTTGACAGTTGTATTCATATTGAA GATAACAACGATAAAAAGTGGATAACACAAGAGAAAATCAATGTCAGTAATGAGAACAAGCGTTTGAGGCTTGAGAACATTCTAAAAAGGATAAgttcaaataatattgaacCA GATAATAACGAGAATATTCCACATATAAACATGCAACTTTTTGAGAATTCTTTCTCATTCAGAGATTGCTATGATAGAATATTGAAAAGGACTTGTACCAATTTGAATACATCTCCAATACTTACGAAGaagttgaatttaaattaa
- the LOC105668898 gene encoding E3 ubiquitin-protein ligase TRAIP-like isoform X2 → MHILCAICTEDFRSLDDVSNTPCGHTFHYGCLLTWLESNLTDVSSLEDKLNDILFEVKLKENVINNLTENKKQLEKQTSDLRQALKNAEMELITKQAAIYTFQRQMGFYKQQCAHLSTYKKGYKELREKVKNLQNLQVILEGSESEMDEILYRTTDRTELLTYIKVLKREITTHFTKRKLLQLTIKSLKHKLIESYKKSEVSEEEHIKRKKLEGKLNSCITEKISLQNQFVANMQRDCNNVSVENENYLRSNFEKYEKAIRQEKKINAKCLRLEHVIKRISSNHLHHLKKDDSYIIIEPEKNDKKSMRQEEEINAINENNYLRLQNLLKWINSNLIEDDSCINTELDKSDKKSMKQEEEINAIKENNCLMLKSLLKWINSNLIEVNSCINTEPDNNNKKSMRQKEEINAIKKDNYLMLQRILKWIKLNLMKFDSSINIELVSKLLNKKSIRQEEEINAIKENNYLRLQNILKYITVSLGIVDSCIHIEDNNDKKWITQEKINVSNENKRLRLENILKRISSNNIEPDNNENIPHINMQLFENSFSFRDCYDRILKRTCTNLNTSPILTKKLNLN, encoded by the exons atgcatatactGTGTGCGATCTGTACCGAGGATTTCCGATCGTTAGATGATGTTTCTAATACACCATGTGGTCACACTTTCCATTATGGCTGCTTATTAACATGGCTTGAAAg TAATCTTACAGATGTCTCATCTTTAGAGGATAAACTTAATGATATACTTTTCGAAGTAAAGTTGAAGGAGAATGTAATCAATAATCTTACAGagaataaaaagcaattaGAAAAACAGACGAGTGATTTAAGACaagcattaaaaaatgctGAAATGGAATTAATCACCAAGCAAGCTGCAATTTATACTTTTCAAAGACAGATGGGGTTTTATAAACAGCAATGTGCACACCTAAGTACATATAAGAAAGGTTATAAAGAACTAAgggaaaaagttaaaaatttacagaa TTTGCAAGTTATATTGGAGGGTTCTGAAAGCGAAATggatgaaatattatacagaACAACTGATCGTACAGAGCTTTTAACATATATCAAAGTATTAAAAAG AGAAATAACAACTCATTTTACCAAGAGAAAGCTGCTTCAATTAACGATTAAGTCCTTAAAGCACAAATTAATAGAATCTTACAAGAAGAGTGAAGTTTCAGAAGAAGAACATATTAAACGAAA gaaattagaaggaaaattaaatagctgTATAACTGAGAAGATATCGCtacaaaatcaatttgttGCGAATATGCAACGTGATTGTAATAACGTATCTGTAGAGAATGAAAACTATTTGAGAagtaactttgaaaaatatgagaaGGCGATAAGACAAGAGAAGAAAatcaatgcaaaatgtttGAGACTTGAGCATGTTATAAAAAGGATAAGTTCAAATCATCTTCATCATCTTAAAAAGGATGATAGTTACATTATTATTGAACCA gaaaagaatgataaaaagtCTATGAGACAAGAGGAGGAAATCAATGCCATTAATGAGAACAACTATTTGAGGCTTCAGAATCTTCTAAAATGGATAAATTCAAATCTTATAGAGGATGACAGTTGTATTAATACTGAGCTA gATAAGAGTGATAAAAAGTCGATGAAACAAGAAGAGGAAATCAATGccattaaagaaaataattgtttgatGCTTAAAAGTCTTCTAAAATGGATAAATTCAAATCTTATAGAGGTTAATAGTTGTATTAATACTGAACCA gataataataataaaaagtcgATGAGACAAAAGGAGGAAATCAATGccattaaaaaagataactaTTTGATGCTTCAAAGAATTCTAAAatggataaaattaaatcttatgaAGTTTGATAGttctattaatattgaattagtgagtaaattattgaacaaaaaGTCGATAAGACAAGAGGAGGAAATCAATGCCATTAAAGAGAATAACTATTTGAGGCTTcagaatattctaaaatatataactgtaAGTCTTGGAATCGTTGACAGTTGTATTCATATTGAA GATAACAACGATAAAAAGTGGATAACACAAGAGAAAATCAATGTCAGTAATGAGAACAAGCGTTTGAGGCTTGAGAACATTCTAAAAAGGATAAgttcaaataatattgaacCA GATAATAACGAGAATATTCCACATATAAACATGCAACTTTTTGAGAATTCTTTCTCATTCAGAGATTGCTATGATAGAATATTGAAAAGGACTTGTACCAATTTGAATACATCTCCAATACTTACGAAGaagttgaatttaaattaa
- the LOC105668898 gene encoding uncharacterized protein MCAP_0864-like isoform X3, which produces MELITKQAAIYTFQRQMGFYKQQCAHLSTYKKGYKELREKVKNLQNLQVILEGSESEMDEILYRTTDRTELLTYIKVLKREITTHFTKRKLLQLTIKSLKHKLIESYKKSEVSEEEHIKRKKLEGKLNSCITEKISLQNQFVANMQRDCNNVSVENENYLRSNFEKYEKAIRQEKKINAKCLRLEHVIKRISSNHLHHLKKDDSYIIIEPEKNDKKSMRQEEEINAINENNYLRLQNLLKWINSNLIEDDSCINTELDKSDKKSMKQEEEINAIKENNCLMLKSLLKWINSNLIEVNSCINTEPDNNNKKSMRQKEEINAIKKDNYLMLQRILKWIKLNLMKFDSSINIELVSKLLNKKSIRQEEEINAIKENNYLRLQNILKYITVSLGIVDSCIHIEDNNDKKWITQEKINVSNENKRLRLENILKRISSNNIEPDNNENIPHINMQLFENSFSFRDCYDRILKRTCTNLNTSPILTKKLNLN; this is translated from the exons ATGGAATTAATCACCAAGCAAGCTGCAATTTATACTTTTCAAAGACAGATGGGGTTTTATAAACAGCAATGTGCACACCTAAGTACATATAAGAAAGGTTATAAAGAACTAAgggaaaaagttaaaaatttacagaa TTTGCAAGTTATATTGGAGGGTTCTGAAAGCGAAATggatgaaatattatacagaACAACTGATCGTACAGAGCTTTTAACATATATCAAAGTATTAAAAAG AGAAATAACAACTCATTTTACCAAGAGAAAGCTGCTTCAATTAACGATTAAGTCCTTAAAGCACAAATTAATAGAATCTTACAAGAAGAGTGAAGTTTCAGAAGAAGAACATATTAAACGAAA gaaattagaaggaaaattaaatagctgTATAACTGAGAAGATATCGCtacaaaatcaatttgttGCGAATATGCAACGTGATTGTAATAACGTATCTGTAGAGAATGAAAACTATTTGAGAagtaactttgaaaaatatgagaaGGCGATAAGACAAGAGAAGAAAatcaatgcaaaatgtttGAGACTTGAGCATGTTATAAAAAGGATAAGTTCAAATCATCTTCATCATCTTAAAAAGGATGATAGTTACATTATTATTGAACCA gaaaagaatgataaaaagtCTATGAGACAAGAGGAGGAAATCAATGCCATTAATGAGAACAACTATTTGAGGCTTCAGAATCTTCTAAAATGGATAAATTCAAATCTTATAGAGGATGACAGTTGTATTAATACTGAGCTA gATAAGAGTGATAAAAAGTCGATGAAACAAGAAGAGGAAATCAATGccattaaagaaaataattgtttgatGCTTAAAAGTCTTCTAAAATGGATAAATTCAAATCTTATAGAGGTTAATAGTTGTATTAATACTGAACCA gataataataataaaaagtcgATGAGACAAAAGGAGGAAATCAATGccattaaaaaagataactaTTTGATGCTTCAAAGAATTCTAAAatggataaaattaaatcttatgaAGTTTGATAGttctattaatattgaattagtgagtaaattattgaacaaaaaGTCGATAAGACAAGAGGAGGAAATCAATGCCATTAAAGAGAATAACTATTTGAGGCTTcagaatattctaaaatatataactgtaAGTCTTGGAATCGTTGACAGTTGTATTCATATTGAA GATAACAACGATAAAAAGTGGATAACACAAGAGAAAATCAATGTCAGTAATGAGAACAAGCGTTTGAGGCTTGAGAACATTCTAAAAAGGATAAgttcaaataatattgaacCA GATAATAACGAGAATATTCCACATATAAACATGCAACTTTTTGAGAATTCTTTCTCATTCAGAGATTGCTATGATAGAATATTGAAAAGGACTTGTACCAATTTGAATACATCTCCAATACTTACGAAGaagttgaatttaaattaa